One Littorina saxatilis isolate snail1 linkage group LG14, US_GU_Lsax_2.0, whole genome shotgun sequence genomic region harbors:
- the LOC138946667 gene encoding uncharacterized protein yields MSGSRTTSYTIMVACVAMVLSQLLVGVVHGIPFNNGNGNSVGKGLGQGPSHLPQFDSVEELCEWLCNRQSPHFNYGCPPSCDGGILDSWSKRAARGRRYDDFSFGFDDYLFMKLLGRNLGDQA; encoded by the exons ATGTCGGGAAGTCGAACGACGTCATATACCATTATGGTTGCTTGTGTTGCCATGGTATTGAGCCAGTTGTTGGTGGGCGTTGTTCACGGCATTCCTTTCAACAACGGCAACGGCAACAGTGTCGGCAAAGGCCTGGGCCAGGGACCCAGTCATTTACCACAATTCGACTCTGTGGAGGAGCTGTGTGAGTGGCTGTGCAACAG ACAGAGCCCCCATTTCAACTATGGGTGCCCACCAAGCTGTGATGGCGGAATTCTAGACTCCTGGTCCAAACGCGCCGCACGAGGGAGGAGATATGACGACTTTAGCTTCGG ATTTGACGACTATTTGTTCATGAAGTTGTTGGGTCGTAATCTTGGAGACCAAGCATAA